Proteins encoded by one window of Emticicia oligotrophica DSM 17448:
- a CDS encoding amidohydrolase family protein translates to MRRLLTFLFVAFISGSVFSQVTFQRNGVYDERPSQYAFKNATIVVDAQTVLDNAMIYIKNGMIESVGKELQVPKGTVVYDLKGKRIYPSLVDIYSDYGMPEIQRQGGGRGFGGAIQLESNKKGAFDWNQAVRPEVDATAEFKVNAAKADEMRKIGFGSAVVHVADGIVRGTSAFVSLAEDKENNVLLKGKASAHFSLNKGSSTQTYPVSLMGAVALLRQTYYDAEWYKKGGKLQERNLSLDAFNEMQALPQVYEATDKLAVLRADKIGKEFGIQYIIKGAGDEYQRVDEIKANGNPLIIPLSFPTAYDVEDPFDAAMVSLTEMKHWEMAPANASILSKAGVNFAFTTNGLRNKTEFWNNLRKAIEHGLPENKALEALTSTPAKLLKIDNMVGSLKKGMLANFIITSDNLFSKDNVIYENWVQGKRYILSDMNVTDIRGNYEVKVDDKNFKLNITGKIDKPDYQFITNDTVKTTPKVSRISDLLTITTKLDKKDANEARLSGYYDGKNIKGDAILGDGKQVKWEAIYKEAPKADVAKKDTTKAKTPQIGKVLYPFTAFGSEQKPQQETMLIKNATVWTNEKEGIVQNTDVLLQNGKIAQVGKNLTAPTGAKTIDGTGKHLTNGIFDEHSHIALFSINEVQTVSSEVRQEDAVNSDDINIYRQLAGGVTSSQLLHGSADCIGGQSALIKLKWGENPNNLLIKGADGFIKFALGENVKNGNNPSPSGRFPQTRMGVEQVYVDAFQRAKEYEKAWKEYNALTNKTGVTPPRRDIELDALVEILNKKRFITCHSYVQSEINMLMKVAESFNFNINTYTHILEGYKVADKMKEHGVNASTFSDWWAYKMEVKEAIPHNAAILTKVGVTTAINSDDAEMARRLNQEAAKTVLYGGMSEEEAWKMVTLNPAKMLHLDNRLGSIKVGKDADVVLWNNNPLSIYARPEKTIIDGTVYFDAEKDEQMQQSVAKERNRIMLKMLAEKASGNPTQRAMPRRNQHIHCDTILEMGDTEDCSRCASGGRIFGANLFKGTE, encoded by the coding sequence ATGAGAAGACTCCTTACTTTTCTTTTTGTTGCCTTCATCTCTGGTTCAGTTTTTTCACAAGTCACTTTTCAACGTAATGGTGTTTATGACGAAAGGCCATCTCAGTATGCTTTCAAAAATGCCACAATTGTAGTTGATGCACAAACTGTCCTAGATAATGCCATGATTTACATCAAAAACGGCATGATTGAATCAGTTGGAAAAGAATTACAAGTTCCAAAAGGTACAGTAGTATATGATTTAAAAGGCAAAAGAATTTACCCTTCACTAGTAGATATTTATTCTGATTACGGAATGCCCGAAATCCAACGCCAAGGCGGCGGCCGAGGATTCGGTGGAGCAATACAATTAGAATCAAATAAGAAAGGTGCTTTCGATTGGAATCAAGCGGTAAGACCTGAAGTTGATGCTACGGCAGAATTTAAAGTAAATGCCGCTAAGGCCGATGAAATGCGTAAAATTGGCTTCGGAAGTGCCGTTGTGCACGTAGCTGATGGAATTGTAAGAGGCACCTCAGCTTTTGTTTCTCTTGCAGAAGATAAAGAAAACAATGTATTACTAAAAGGTAAAGCATCAGCTCATTTTTCATTAAATAAAGGTAGTTCGACACAAACATACCCAGTTTCATTAATGGGTGCGGTGGCTTTGCTCCGACAAACATATTATGATGCAGAATGGTATAAAAAAGGAGGAAAATTGCAAGAAAGAAACCTGTCATTAGATGCCTTTAATGAAATGCAAGCTCTACCCCAAGTTTATGAAGCGACTGACAAATTAGCAGTTTTAAGAGCTGATAAAATTGGTAAAGAGTTTGGTATTCAATATATCATCAAAGGTGCAGGAGATGAGTACCAAAGAGTTGACGAAATCAAAGCTAATGGAAACCCATTGATTATTCCACTCAGTTTCCCTACTGCTTATGATGTAGAAGACCCATTTGATGCAGCAATGGTGAGTCTAACCGAAATGAAACATTGGGAAATGGCTCCCGCAAATGCAAGTATTTTGTCGAAAGCAGGTGTAAATTTTGCTTTCACAACAAACGGTTTAAGAAATAAAACTGAATTTTGGAATAATCTTCGTAAAGCTATCGAACACGGTCTGCCTGAAAACAAAGCATTAGAAGCTTTAACTTCTACTCCTGCTAAATTATTAAAAATTGATAATATGGTTGGAAGTTTGAAAAAAGGTATGTTAGCCAACTTTATTATCACTTCTGATAACCTTTTTAGTAAAGACAATGTCATTTATGAAAACTGGGTTCAAGGAAAAAGATACATACTCAGCGATATGAATGTAACTGATATCAGAGGAAACTATGAAGTAAAAGTTGATGATAAGAATTTTAAATTAAATATCACGGGTAAAATTGACAAACCTGATTATCAATTCATTACAAACGATACTGTAAAAACTACTCCAAAAGTTAGCCGTATAAGTGATTTATTGACTATCACTACCAAACTTGATAAAAAAGATGCTAATGAAGCACGTTTAAGTGGCTACTACGATGGAAAAAATATCAAGGGAGACGCAATTTTGGGAGATGGCAAACAAGTTAAATGGGAAGCGATTTATAAAGAAGCCCCTAAAGCTGATGTTGCTAAAAAAGATACGACAAAAGCAAAAACACCTCAAATTGGTAAAGTCCTATATCCTTTTACTGCCTTTGGTAGCGAGCAAAAACCTCAGCAAGAAACCATGTTGATTAAAAACGCTACTGTTTGGACCAATGAAAAAGAGGGAATTGTTCAAAATACCGACGTCTTATTACAAAATGGTAAAATTGCTCAAGTTGGTAAAAACTTAACTGCTCCGACTGGTGCTAAAACAATTGATGGGACAGGAAAACATTTAACCAATGGAATTTTTGACGAGCATTCACACATTGCCCTATTCTCAATCAACGAGGTACAAACCGTTTCTTCAGAGGTTCGTCAAGAAGATGCAGTTAACTCTGATGACATTAATATTTACCGTCAATTAGCTGGCGGGGTAACTTCTTCGCAATTATTACATGGTTCTGCCGACTGTATTGGCGGCCAATCTGCCCTCATCAAATTAAAATGGGGTGAAAATCCTAATAATTTATTGATTAAGGGTGCTGATGGTTTTATTAAGTTTGCTTTGGGTGAAAACGTAAAAAATGGAAACAATCCATCACCATCAGGCCGATTCCCTCAAACAAGAATGGGAGTGGAACAAGTTTATGTAGATGCTTTCCAACGTGCCAAAGAGTATGAAAAAGCATGGAAAGAATATAACGCACTAACAAATAAAACTGGAGTAACGCCTCCAAGAAGAGATATTGAATTAGATGCTTTGGTTGAAATCTTGAATAAGAAGCGTTTCATTACGTGTCACTCTTATGTTCAATCAGAAATTAACATGTTAATGAAAGTTGCTGAGTCTTTCAATTTCAATATCAATACGTATACGCATATCTTAGAAGGCTATAAAGTAGCTGACAAAATGAAAGAACATGGCGTAAATGCTTCCACATTTTCTGACTGGTGGGCATATAAAATGGAAGTAAAAGAAGCCATTCCTCACAATGCTGCAATCTTAACAAAAGTTGGCGTAACTACTGCTATTAATTCAGATGATGCAGAAATGGCAAGAAGATTAAACCAAGAAGCAGCAAAAACAGTACTTTATGGTGGAATGAGTGAAGAAGAAGCTTGGAAAATGGTTACTTTGAATCCAGCAAAGATGTTACATCTTGATAATCGTTTGGGAAGTATTAAAGTTGGTAAAGATGCCGATGTGGTTCTTTGGAATAACAATCCACTTTCAATATATGCCCGTCCAGAAAAAACAATAATTGACGGAACCGTTTATTTCGATGCAGAGAAAGATGAACAAATGCAACAAAGCGTAGCGAAAGAAAGAAACAGAATTATGTTGAAAATGTTAGCCGAAAAAGCATCTGGAAATCCAACTCAAAGAGCTATGCCACGCAGAAATCAACATATTCACTGCGATACTATTCTTGAAATGGGCGACACTGAAGATTGTAGCAGATGTGCATCTGGTGGACGCATCTTTGGAGCTAATCTTTTTAAAGGAACTGAGTAA
- a CDS encoding DMT family protein: MIPIFIDAPAQKRVTILKLITFAKIINLFYLTLTQILPLIMRTILLLLVSNTFMTFAWYGHLKRPDLPIWKAILISWGIAFFEYLFMVPANKLGYGQFNAFQLKTIQEAITLVVFVVFAVFYLKEPLKWNYLLGFFLVFLAVWVVFRK; the protein is encoded by the coding sequence ATGATTCCAATTTTCATAGATGCTCCTGCTCAAAAAAGAGTTACAATTCTAAAATTAATTACATTTGCAAAGATAATCAATTTGTTTTATTTAACACTTACCCAAATTTTACCATTAATTATGCGGACAATTTTATTGCTACTTGTTTCAAATACATTCATGACATTTGCATGGTATGGACATCTTAAGCGGCCTGATTTGCCGATTTGGAAGGCAATTTTGATAAGTTGGGGGATTGCATTTTTTGAATACCTTTTTATGGTTCCAGCAAATAAATTAGGGTATGGTCAGTTTAATGCATTTCAGTTGAAGACAATACAAGAAGCAATTACATTAGTTGTATTTGTAGTTTTTGCGGTATTTTACTTAAAAGAGCCTTTAAAATGGAACTACTTATTAGGTTTCTTTCTTGTATTTTTGGCTGTTTGGGTAGTTTTTAGAAAGTAA
- a CDS encoding aminotransferase class IV, which yields MSLLFETIKCQNRRLANIDYHNERAIRSLKKVFGIDKKIDFAETVEIPDWVGEGLYRCRVSYDEEISKVEFFSYQYKVHRLIKLVENPAIEYPLKYEDRSVFHKLLSENEGFDEVIIIKNDCLTDTTYTNLAFFDGVKWFTPSTYLLEGTQRTYLLNEKQIDEEEIKVKDLTKFKRIALINAMRGLSLNFPFELTQNIISIKNS from the coding sequence ATGTCCCTACTATTTGAAACAATCAAATGCCAAAATCGGCGTTTGGCTAACATTGATTATCACAATGAAAGAGCAATTCGCTCATTAAAAAAAGTATTTGGGATTGATAAGAAAATTGATTTTGCTGAAACTGTTGAAATTCCAGATTGGGTAGGAGAGGGGTTATATCGTTGTAGAGTGAGTTATGATGAGGAAATTAGTAAAGTTGAATTTTTTAGTTATCAATATAAAGTACATAGATTGATAAAGTTAGTTGAAAATCCTGCTATTGAATATCCTTTAAAATATGAAGACCGAAGTGTATTTCATAAATTACTAAGTGAAAATGAAGGTTTTGATGAAGTGATTATTATAAAGAATGATTGCTTGACTGATACGACTTACACTAATTTGGCATTTTTTGATGGAGTTAAATGGTTTACGCCAAGTACATATTTACTTGAAGGAACCCAAAGGACGTATTTATTAAATGAGAAGCAAATTGATGAAGAAGAAATTAAAGTAAAAGATTTGACTAAATTTAAACGAATTGCCCTTATCAATGCCATGAGGGGACTTAGTTTGAATTTTCCCTTTGAATTGACCCAAAATATTATCTCGATAAAAAATTCTTAA
- a CDS encoding GNAT family N-acetyltransferase, whose translation MIFRRFDFDKDADVIWEILHLVIESGDTLVFAPDSSKEKMLNYWGADDKFAYICEIENEVVGTFYIKANQPDLGSHVANAGYLVHPMHRGKGIAEAMCRFSLEEAKRLDFKAMQFNIVISTNEVAVRLWQKCGFEIVGRIPKAFKHQKLGLVDAFVMYQWLE comes from the coding sequence ATGATTTTTAGAAGATTTGATTTTGATAAAGATGCAGATGTAATATGGGAAATATTACATTTAGTTATAGAAAGTGGAGATACATTAGTTTTTGCTCCTGATTCGTCAAAGGAAAAAATGCTTAATTATTGGGGAGCCGATGATAAGTTCGCCTATATATGCGAAATCGAAAATGAAGTTGTCGGTACATTTTATATAAAAGCAAATCAACCAGATTTGGGCTCACATGTGGCAAATGCAGGTTATTTAGTGCATCCAATGCATAGAGGAAAAGGTATTGCTGAGGCAATGTGTAGGTTTTCGCTTGAAGAAGCTAAAAGGCTAGATTTTAAAGCTATGCAATTTAATATTGTGATTAGTACGAATGAGGTAGCCGTTAGACTTTGGCAAAAGTGTGGTTTTGAAATTGTAGGTCGTATTCCAAAAGCATTTAAACATCAAAAATTAGGCTTAGTTGATGCATTTGTAATGTATCAATGGTTAGAATAA
- a CDS encoding aminodeoxychorismate synthase component I, translating into MKIYKKEGAITKINNLTSTSTPFLILTDFEGNRSIIKRLDKVDVSDIKYKFGEVSNFNFSTNYNRFNGIEKKCIDFELYQKAFDVVISNIKEGNSFLTNLTCASRIKTNLSLEEIFIISNAKFKIWVKGFEHFNEFVCFSPEIFVKINTEGIISSFPMKGTIDAKIENAESVILEDEKEFFEHTTIVDLIRNDISKIAEKVWVEKFRYIDKIKTLEGELLQVSSQVCGKLDPFWKNKFGDILFSMLPAGSISGAPKDKTVEIIKKAEKYTYNGLNRNFYTGICGIFDGETFNSSVMIRFIENTPQGLFYKSGGGITAKSMVEKEYQEMIQKIYVPTI; encoded by the coding sequence GTGAAAATTTATAAAAAGGAAGGGGCAATTACTAAAATTAACAACTTAACTTCTACATCCACACCGTTTTTAATATTAACTGATTTTGAAGGAAATCGTAGTATTATTAAAAGATTAGATAAGGTTGATGTAAGTGATATAAAATATAAATTTGGAGAAGTTTCAAATTTTAACTTTAGCACAAACTATAATAGATTCAATGGAATTGAGAAAAAGTGCATTGATTTTGAATTGTATCAGAAGGCTTTTGATGTAGTAATCTCTAATATTAAAGAGGGAAACTCATTTTTGACAAATCTTACTTGTGCATCTCGCATAAAAACAAATCTAAGTTTAGAGGAAATCTTTATTATAAGTAATGCTAAGTTTAAAATTTGGGTCAAGGGATTTGAGCATTTTAATGAATTTGTTTGTTTCTCACCCGAAATTTTTGTTAAAATTAATACAGAAGGCATTATTTCGTCTTTTCCAATGAAAGGAACAATTGATGCAAAAATTGAAAATGCCGAAAGCGTGATTTTAGAGGATGAAAAAGAATTTTTTGAACATACCACCATCGTTGACTTAATAAGAAACGACATTAGTAAAATTGCAGAAAAGGTGTGGGTTGAAAAGTTTCGGTATATTGATAAAATAAAGACGTTAGAAGGTGAATTACTGCAAGTTAGTTCACAAGTTTGTGGTAAATTAGACCCTTTTTGGAAAAATAAATTTGGTGATATACTTTTTTCAATGCTTCCTGCTGGTTCTATTTCTGGAGCTCCGAAAGATAAAACCGTAGAAATTATCAAAAAAGCTGAAAAATATACTTATAATGGCCTAAATAGAAATTTTTACACAGGTATTTGCGGTATTTTTGATGGTGAAACTTTTAATTCAAGTGTAATGATTCGTTTCATTGAAAATACCCCTCAAGGTTTATTTTACAAGAGCGGTGGTGGAATTACTGCGAAAAGTATGGTAGAAAAAGAATACCAAGAAATGATTCAAAAAATATATGTCCCTACTATTTGA
- a CDS encoding class I SAM-dependent DNA methyltransferase, which translates to MSQLYTNLAKVYHEIYQKLFDYDQEFKFYDKHLKENDVRSVLEIGCGTGNLAKRLINAKFDYFGVDLFQEMLDIAATNAHKEYFLQADVRSMKLDKTFDCVIITGRSISYLTENKGIIEALKCINNSLKMNGLLLFDAIDAEKMFLDFKEIRTDKLEVEFGQNKYKRVSKSKKNLSSGWTWDWESIYYQMNDYGIYEKIGEDFSTLRAFIKDELTLFLRMCGFELISILPKKSYAWEDNFYIVRKVAYDF; encoded by the coding sequence ATGAGTCAATTATACACAAATTTAGCAAAAGTCTATCATGAAATCTATCAAAAGCTCTTTGATTACGACCAAGAGTTTAAGTTTTACGATAAACATCTGAAAGAAAATGATGTAAGGTCTGTTTTAGAGATTGGTTGTGGAACAGGAAACTTAGCTAAAAGATTAATAAATGCTAAGTTTGATTATTTTGGAGTAGATTTATTTCAAGAGATGCTTGATATTGCAGCAACCAATGCACACAAAGAATATTTTTTACAAGCAGATGTTCGTTCAATGAAGCTTGATAAAACTTTTGATTGTGTAATTATTACAGGGAGAAGCATTAGTTACTTGACTGAAAATAAAGGAATTATTGAAGCACTCAAATGTATTAATAATTCTCTGAAAATGAATGGATTGCTTCTTTTTGATGCCATTGATGCAGAAAAAATGTTTCTTGATTTTAAAGAAATTCGAACTGATAAACTTGAAGTAGAGTTTGGGCAAAACAAGTATAAAAGAGTAAGTAAAAGCAAGAAAAATTTATCTTCAGGTTGGACTTGGGACTGGGAATCAATTTATTATCAAATGAATGATTATGGAATTTATGAAAAAATAGGAGAGGATTTCTCAACTTTGCGAGCATTTATTAAAGATGAATTAACATTATTTTTGAGAATGTGCGGTTTTGAATTAATTAGTATTCTTCCTAAAAAATCTTATGCTTGGGAAGATAATTTTTATATTGTAAGAAAGGTAGCTTATGATTTTTAG
- a CDS encoding amidohydrolase family protein, giving the protein MKKRLSLLSLLLINIGVFAQNPAPASPQSKPIALVGGTIHVGNGKIITNGTVVFDKGIITAIGDANTNFDKNSTEVINVSGKSVYPGIIAPAALVGLVEIGSVRSTFDQAETGQFNPNIRSLIAHNTDSEIIPTVRGNGVLIGQTTPEGGVISGTSSIMEYDGWNWEDAALKKDDGVWLNYPTLIARQFSPEEAKFVVKKNDKYIEQKNELQVFFADALAYSEISNPNPKNAKLEAMKGLFDGSKKLFIRTNYGKEIIEACQMAQKYKVKSIVVVGGEEAELAIDFLKANNIPVIVSPTHRLPNTTDEGVWNPYKLPAKLANAGILTGLFYTEEFYKTRNLPFVAGTAAAFGLDKEEALKLITLNNAQILGIDKQVGSLEVGKLATIAVSEGDILDMRTNKVSHAFIRGKKIDLDDKQKRLYRKFADKFGISEK; this is encoded by the coding sequence ATGAAAAAACGTTTATCACTTCTCAGCTTACTTTTAATAAATATTGGAGTATTTGCTCAAAACCCTGCTCCTGCTTCTCCGCAAAGTAAACCAATTGCTTTAGTTGGTGGTACTATTCACGTTGGAAATGGAAAAATTATTACAAATGGAACTGTTGTTTTTGACAAAGGAATAATTACAGCCATTGGTGATGCAAATACTAATTTTGATAAAAATTCTACGGAAGTAATCAATGTATCTGGCAAATCTGTTTATCCAGGCATTATTGCACCTGCCGCTTTAGTTGGGCTTGTTGAAATTGGCTCAGTTCGTTCAACTTTTGACCAAGCTGAAACTGGACAATTTAACCCAAATATTCGCTCCTTGATTGCTCACAATACAGATTCAGAAATTATCCCTACGGTTAGAGGTAATGGTGTATTGATTGGACAAACAACACCAGAAGGTGGTGTTATTTCTGGTACATCTTCAATCATGGAATATGATGGATGGAACTGGGAAGATGCTGCATTGAAAAAAGACGATGGTGTTTGGTTAAATTATCCAACCTTAATTGCCAGACAGTTTAGTCCAGAAGAAGCTAAATTTGTTGTAAAGAAAAACGATAAATATATTGAGCAAAAAAATGAACTTCAAGTTTTTTTCGCAGATGCCCTTGCATACAGTGAAATCTCAAATCCAAATCCTAAAAATGCAAAATTAGAGGCAATGAAGGGTTTATTTGATGGTTCAAAGAAATTGTTTATTCGTACTAACTATGGAAAAGAAATCATTGAAGCATGCCAAATGGCACAAAAGTACAAAGTTAAAAGTATAGTAGTGGTTGGTGGAGAAGAGGCTGAATTGGCCATTGATTTCTTAAAAGCTAATAACATTCCGGTAATAGTTTCCCCTACTCATCGTTTGCCTAACACAACAGATGAAGGCGTTTGGAATCCTTATAAATTACCAGCAAAATTAGCTAATGCAGGAATATTAACTGGACTTTTCTACACTGAAGAATTCTACAAAACACGTAATTTACCATTTGTGGCTGGAACTGCAGCAGCTTTTGGGTTGGACAAGGAGGAGGCTCTTAAGTTAATAACATTAAACAATGCCCAAATACTTGGTATTGATAAACAAGTGGGTTCACTTGAAGTAGGTAAATTGGCTACAATTGCCGTTTCTGAAGGTGATATCTTAGATATGAGAACCAATAAAGTTAGTCATGCTTTCATTAGAGGAAAGAAAATCGACCTTGACGATAAGCAAAAAAGACTTTACAGAAAATTTGCCGATAAATTTGGTATCAGTGAAAAATAA
- a CDS encoding TonB-dependent receptor has translation MMNRFTYSVLMGLLFLSIDLFAQSRTISGTVKDGTGAALPGVTIKIKGGTKGTTTDIDGKYSIGANNNDILQFSAVGVVAQEIPVGNNSTIDITLKNDEKSLNEVVVVGSRATQRSIVDSPLPIDILSSNELKTTGQPTFDKALQYRVPSFNTVNTPVNDATTLLDPYEIRNMGPSRTLILVNGKRKNLSSLLYVQFSPGRGETGVDLSAIPQEAIKRVEILRDGASAQYGSDAIAGVMNVILKDKYEYTSLNINSGVTSKGDGGMYSLALNSGANFAKGGSINYTVNLSQSNSAVRSGKVDLATELATFGGSPAQDALITNYLKDYPTAGNINGTGATTAAKFLINGTVPLGNNNELYANAAMVTKRVLSFANYRTPYWRQDRGLLHSVTDNGGKNYLTKETLAFPEDDVNIYKGYIGYVPTFEGNLLDYNATVGAKGEHGGWKHDASLTVGGNTQDYTVDNTVNRTLGTSSPTRFKPGGYGFSHIVGNIDISKQVSEKLGIALGMEARSEAYTIVAGDEKSYEGEGANSFPGINKENAGTNKRFNIGGYLDLSYDLTKDFLINGTIRSEKYSDFGNATVWKLSSRYKLADDKIILRGSASTGFRAPTLHQIYAQSTQAAFVGGTIQLSGLFNNRSTQARLLGIPALKPEKSTNFTIGVAINPTKNFSITLDYFNIGVKDRIVYSSSISSADANSTLGKILSQAGVRTVQFFINGIQTKTSGLDYVISYRNIALGSGKLGINLAGNVMLQNKIVGTPQEPAAIKAAGSSILNTQIKSLLTESRPKYKAILGFDYQLNKWFFNLTNTLFGPTAFQDLDNGGSDMENIKAEFKPAVVTDLSIGYSFNNKVSMTLNANNLFNVLPKWDLVALNSKGESVLKDAQAKSLLRGFLGFSGRYDILGYNGSQFSQLGTVFNANITIKF, from the coding sequence ATGATGAATCGTTTCACTTACTCAGTGTTAATGGGTTTGCTGTTTCTAAGCATTGACCTTTTCGCACAATCTCGCACAATCTCCGGAACAGTTAAAGATGGTACAGGAGCCGCTCTTCCTGGAGTAACCATTAAAATCAAAGGTGGTACAAAAGGTACTACAACTGATATAGATGGTAAATATTCAATTGGTGCTAATAACAATGATATTCTACAATTTTCTGCAGTAGGAGTTGTTGCACAAGAAATCCCCGTAGGAAATAATTCAACTATTGACATAACTTTAAAAAATGATGAAAAGTCATTAAATGAAGTAGTAGTTGTAGGAAGCCGTGCAACACAAAGGTCAATAGTAGATTCGCCTTTACCGATTGATATTCTTTCATCAAATGAACTCAAAACAACTGGGCAACCAACCTTTGATAAGGCACTTCAATATCGTGTACCATCATTCAACACGGTTAATACACCAGTTAATGATGCGACAACTCTACTAGACCCTTATGAAATAAGAAATATGGGTCCAAGCCGTACATTAATTTTAGTTAACGGCAAACGTAAAAATTTAAGCTCATTACTCTATGTACAGTTTTCACCAGGTCGTGGTGAAACTGGGGTTGACCTTTCGGCCATTCCACAAGAAGCAATTAAAAGAGTGGAAATTCTTCGTGATGGAGCATCTGCACAATACGGTTCTGATGCAATTGCAGGGGTAATGAACGTAATATTAAAAGATAAATACGAGTATACTTCTCTTAATATCAATTCAGGAGTAACCTCTAAAGGAGATGGTGGAATGTATAGCTTAGCCCTTAATAGTGGAGCTAATTTTGCCAAAGGTGGTTCAATCAATTATACTGTAAACTTATCACAATCAAATAGTGCTGTTCGTTCGGGTAAGGTTGATTTAGCAACTGAACTTGCCACATTTGGTGGTAGTCCAGCACAAGATGCACTTATCACCAACTACTTAAAAGACTACCCTACCGCAGGAAATATCAATGGTACTGGTGCAACAACTGCAGCTAAATTTTTAATCAATGGAACCGTTCCTTTAGGAAATAATAATGAACTTTATGCTAATGCCGCAATGGTTACCAAAAGAGTTTTGAGCTTTGCAAACTATCGAACTCCATATTGGCGTCAAGATAGAGGATTATTACATAGTGTGACTGATAACGGTGGGAAAAACTATCTTACTAAAGAAACACTAGCATTTCCTGAGGACGATGTAAATATTTACAAAGGCTATATAGGATATGTACCAACATTTGAAGGTAACCTTCTTGATTACAATGCGACAGTTGGAGCTAAAGGAGAACACGGTGGGTGGAAGCACGATGCAAGTTTAACTGTTGGTGGAAATACGCAAGATTATACCGTCGATAACACTGTCAATAGAACTTTAGGCACATCATCTCCAACAAGATTCAAGCCTGGTGGTTATGGTTTCAGTCATATTGTAGGAAATATTGATATTTCTAAACAAGTGTCAGAAAAATTAGGCATCGCTCTGGGTATGGAGGCTCGTTCGGAAGCATATACTATTGTTGCTGGTGATGAAAAATCTTATGAAGGCGAAGGAGCCAACTCTTTCCCTGGCATCAATAAAGAAAATGCTGGAACCAATAAACGCTTTAACATTGGTGGCTACCTAGACCTAAGTTATGATTTGACCAAAGATTTCTTAATTAATGGAACAATTCGCTCAGAAAAATATAGTGATTTTGGCAATGCTACCGTTTGGAAACTTTCATCTAGATATAAACTTGCTGATGATAAAATTATCCTAAGGGGCTCGGCATCTACTGGGTTTAGAGCACCAACACTTCACCAAATATATGCTCAATCAACACAAGCAGCATTTGTTGGTGGAACTATACAACTTTCAGGATTATTCAATAACCGCAGTACGCAAGCAAGACTTTTGGGAATTCCCGCTTTGAAGCCTGAAAAATCAACCAACTTCACGATAGGTGTAGCAATCAATCCTACAAAAAACTTTAGCATTACTTTAGATTATTTCAATATTGGAGTTAAAGATAGAATTGTATATAGTTCATCTATATCATCAGCTGATGCCAACTCTACTTTAGGAAAAATTCTTTCACAAGCTGGAGTTCGTACTGTACAATTCTTCATTAATGGAATTCAAACTAAAACCTCTGGTTTAGACTATGTAATTTCATACAGAAATATTGCTTTGGGTTCAGGCAAGTTAGGTATTAACCTTGCTGGAAATGTGATGCTACAAAATAAAATTGTTGGTACTCCACAAGAACCAGCAGCCATTAAAGCAGCAGGTTCAAGCATCTTAAATACCCAAATTAAATCATTACTAACAGAAAGCCGACCAAAATATAAAGCCATTCTTGGATTTGACTACCAGTTAAATAAATGGTTCTTTAATTTGACTAATACATTATTTGGTCCAACTGCCTTCCAAGATTTAGATAATGGCGGAAGTGATATGGAAAATATCAAAGCAGAATTTAAACCAGCCGTTGTAACTGATTTAAGCATTGGCTACTCATTTAACAATAAAGTTTCGATGACTTTAAACGCTAATAACCTATTTAATGTATTACCAAAGTGGGATTTAGTTGCTTTGAATTCAAAAGGAGAAAGTGTATTGAAAGATGCTCAAGCAAAATCATTATTGAGAGGTTTCTTAGGCTTTAGTGGACGTTATGACATTTTAGGTTATAACGGCTCACAATTCAGCCAATTAGGAACAGTTTTCAATGCAAATATTACTATCAAATTCTAA